The Argentina anserina chromosome 3, drPotAnse1.1, whole genome shotgun sequence genome includes a region encoding these proteins:
- the LOC126786992 gene encoding VQ motif-containing protein 10, giving the protein MSGQGRGDRTVKVTIINTKYVETDAVSFKDVVQKMTGKDSRVAYEVQEPPPAVVTSNKSTAQSGNVKDQGLTNGIRSSMTNGNSKPSGVIPRSNSSVMMRNISFKEFDRLFREMPPVEEFWTSELY; this is encoded by the coding sequence ATGTCGGGCCAAGGCAGAGGAGACCGGACTGTGAAGGTTACGATCATCAACACCAAGTACGTGGAGACAGACGCCGTGAGCTTCAAAGACGTGGTGCAGAAAATGACCGGAAAAGACTCGAGAGTTGCGTATGAAGTGCAGGAGCCACCGCCGGCGGTGGTTACGAGTAACAAGAGTACGGCCCAGTCTGGTAACGTCAAAGATCAAGGACTGACCAATGGGATTAGATCTTCGATGACGAATGGTAACTCAAAACCTTCTGGAGTAATACCTCGCAGTAATTCATCAGTTATGATGAGGAACATCTCGTTCAAGGAGTTTGACAGGTTGTTTAGGGAGATGCCTCCAGTGGAGGAGTTTTGGACGTCTGAGTTGTATTaa